TTAATAATCTTTTCCTTTTCGGGTTCGATAATATTTGCAAGAACATTTTCTCTTGTTGGAAGGCAGCCATCAACTTTCAGAAATTTAACCTTTTCGGTATGAAACATCTGTGGAACAAGTGCAATTGAAGATTTATATGCTTCTACTCTTTGAACAAGAGTATCTGTGATATCCGCTTCAACAACAACCTTAGAAAGATATTCCCTATCTACATTAATACCATATTTTTTAAAAAGGGATTCCAGTATCTTTTCTTCGGATGCTCCACACTGCTGAGTGAAAATCAAAATTTTCGAATCATTTCCACCTACTTCCTTCCAGTTTCTAATATTTCCTGCCGTAATATTTAAAACATCCTCAGTACTAATTTCATTAATTTTGTTATCCTTATTAACTAAAACAGCAATACCGTCTACAGATAATGGAATTTCTACTAGACCGGCTTTCTTCTCTTTTTCAGTCAATGCTCTTGCCATAGTTCCAATATCTGATTTCCCT
This genomic window from Elusimicrobiota bacterium contains:
- a CDS encoding substrate-binding domain-containing protein; translation: MSTQQRIIFILMVISLVFPSIVFGKVKITVTARCFFGSIVMTKEKFEKKTGIEVIMNDTCAGLDEGVKSVIEGKSDIGTMARALTEKEKKAGLVEIPLSVDGIAVLVNKDNKINEISTEDVLNITAGNIRNWKEVGGNDSKILIFTQQCGASEEKILESLFKKYGINVDREYLSKVVVEADITDTLVQRVEAYKSSIALVPQMFHTEKVKFLKVDGCLPTRENVLANIIEPEKEKIIKKYPLIRPLNLVVKGKPKGEVKRFIDFMIGNEGKEIIEKNLSMDWLKEGF